One Spinacia oleracea cultivar Varoflay chromosome 4, BTI_SOV_V1, whole genome shotgun sequence DNA segment encodes these proteins:
- the LOC110792089 gene encoding uncharacterized protein — MINVEESKALFSLLSSEQRSFDEVMAEFTSKFSSFLHFRICTALATLIEDKPMLLPNQRLYALCLLYQAYSSQQPSENPFISLLVNAASDEEGAKYERALILHLLGSSGNGSNKEVLKQSASDYVKGFDSSSVTFPTLEQLQEQFCSKVHPEPYNCLFKNASVKNVIPDPDVAPQCDATSEEFDLQPGANPKIGSGNRDETITGLLQTLSLEGLEPSWVRPRPPRLPLQDGELVWLNPDNNHELLWDYGMCADTSRGAAVRDLIAKALKGPLAPAQQEQVLVELANDPKLVYHCGLTPRKLPELVENNPLIAVEVLIKLMNSPEISDYFTVLVNMDMSLHSMEVVNRLTTAVDLPTEFVHMYITNCISSCENIKDKYMQNRLVRLVCVFLQSLIRNKIINVQDLFIEVQAFCIEFSRIREAAGLFRLLKTLE, encoded by the exons ATGATCAACGTCGAAGAATCGAAGGCTTTGTTTTCGCTTCTCAGTTCAGAGCAAAGGTCTTTCGATGAAGTTATGGCGGAATTCACCTCGAAATTCTCTTCATTTCTCCATTTCAGGATTTGCACTGCTCTCGCCACACTTATCGAG GACAAACCCATGCTTCTTCCAAATCAACGTCTATATGCACTTTGCTTACTCTATCAGGCGTATTCATCGCAGCAACCTTCAGAAAATCCGTTTATTTCTCTTCTGGTCAAC GCTGCATCTGATGAAGAAGGTGCCAAGTACGAGAGGGCACTGATTCTCCATTTGCTGGGTTCATCTGGCAACGGGAGTAACAAGGAG GTTCTTAAACAGTCCGCTTCAGACTATGTTAAAGGCTTTGATTCTTCATCTGTT ACTTTCCCAACTCTTGAACAGTTGCAAGAGCAATTTTGCAGTAAAGTTCATCCAGAGCCTTATAACTGCTTATTTAAGAATGCTTCTGTCAAAAATGTGATTCCAGATCCGGATGTGGCACCTCAATGTGATGCAACTTCAGAAGA ATTTGACCTCCAACCTGGAGCCAACCCCAAAATAGGATCTGGTAATAGAGATGAAACAATAACCGGGTTATTACAAACTCTGTCTCTAGAGGGGCTAGAACCTAGCTGGGTCAGACCTCGTCCACCAAGGCTTCCTCTTCAAGATGGGGAG CTTGTTTGGCTCAACCCTGACAATAATCATGAGCTTTTATGGGATTATGGCATGTGTGCGGATACAAGTAGAGGGGCAGCTGTGAGAGATTTAATTGCAAAAGCTTTGAAAGGCCCACTTGCTCCTGCGCAACAAGAG CAAGTTCTAGTGGAGTTGGCGAATGATCCTAAGTTGGTCTATCACTGTGGATTAACTCCAAGAAAGCTTCCG GAGTTGGTTGAAAACAATCCCCTCATTGCAGTTGAAGTTCTTATCAAGCTGATGAATTCACCGGAAATTTCAGA CTATTTCACAGTTCTTGTCAATATGGATATGAGTCTACATTCTATGGAAGTTGTAAACAGGCTTACAACAGCGGTGGACCTTCCCACTGAATTTGTGCATATGTACATAACAAATTGCATATCCTCTTGTGAAAACATCAAG GACAAATATATGCAGAACAGGCTTGTCAGACTTGTATGCGTCTTCTTACAGAGCTTAATACGTAATAAGATTATCAATG TTCAAGATCTCTTTATCGAAGTTCAGGCCTTCTGTATTGAGTTCTCACGGATAAGAGAAGCTGCTGGTTTGTTTAGGCTACTCAAAACATTAGAGTGA